The following are encoded together in the Cytophagales bacterium genome:
- the mce gene encoding methylmalonyl-CoA epimerase, translating into MLKVEHIGIAVKNINSSNELFKKLFGISRYKLEEVASEGVVTSFFKLGDTKIELLEATHEDSPIAKFIKKRGEGVHHIAFEVKDINAEMERLKKEKFVLLNEVPKPGADNKLVCFLHPKSTNGVLVELCQEILEGNREIKEIGE; encoded by the coding sequence ATGTTAAAAGTTGAGCATATTGGCATAGCTGTAAAGAATATCAACAGTTCAAATGAGCTATTCAAAAAGCTTTTTGGAATCAGCCGCTATAAACTTGAGGAAGTAGCCAGTGAAGGTGTGGTCACTTCATTTTTTAAATTAGGTGATACCAAAATTGAACTTTTAGAGGCAACTCACGAAGATAGCCCCATTGCAAAGTTTATAAAAAAACGGGGAGAAGGTGTCCACCATATAGCCTTTGAGGTTAAAGACATTAATGCAGAGATGGAGCGTCTTAAAAAAGAAAAATTTGTACTGCTAAATGAAGTGCCAAAACCTGGCGCTGATAACAAATTAGTGTGTTTCCTGCATCCTAAATCTACTAATGGGGTGCTTGTGGAGCTTTGCCAGGAGATCTTAGAAGGGAATAGGGAAATAAAGGAAATAGGGGAATAG